ATGTGGGCCCCAGCTTGCTTGATGTGGCGAGCCGAAAATCAGAAGTCGCCCTGATTGAACAGGTGATTAGCGGCAAAACGCCCCCCATGCCGCAATTTCAGCCCGCTCCCCAGGACATGGCCGACCTACTGCGCTACCTAGAAACCCTCTAGCGGTCATTGTTTGGCATTTGGTTTAGCTAGTGGCTTAGTTGGTGGCTTAGCTG
This Limnothrix sp. FACHB-406 DNA region includes the following protein-coding sequences:
- a CDS encoding cytochrome c — its product is MVWPLGQWFQPMDPYAESVLALQGDRDRGAAIFSMNCAVCHGADGAGHVGPSLLDVASRKSEVALIEQVISGKTPPMPQFQPAPQDMADLLRYLETL